From Serinus canaria isolate serCan28SL12 chromosome 24, serCan2020, whole genome shotgun sequence, one genomic window encodes:
- the ZBTB44 gene encoding zinc finger and BTB domain-containing protein 44 isoform X3 — translation MGVKTFTHNSPAHSQEMLGKLNMLRNDGHFCDITIRVQDKIFRAHKVVLAACSDFFRSKLVGQAEDESKSVLDLHHVTVTGFIPLLEYAYTATLSINTENIIDVLAAASYMQMFSVASTCSEFMKSSILWNTPNSQQEKVLDAGQESSANCNFTSRDGSLSPVSSECSVVERTIPVCRESRRKRKSYIVMSPESPLKCNTQTSSPQVLNPSTSYPESRNQPVDSSLAFPWTFPFGIDRRLQSEKVKQAENSRTLEMPGPSESSRRMADYVTCESTKGSSPLVIEEDVRVKVERLSDEEVHEEVSQPVSASQSSLSDQQTVPGSEQVQEDLLISPQSSSIGSIDEGVTEGLPTLQSTSGTNAHADDDDRTERPSPNGPDRPFQCPTCGVRFTRIQNLKQHMLIHSGIKPFQCDRCGKKFTRAYSLKMHRLKHEGKRCFRCQICSATFTSFGEYKHHMRVSRHIIRKPRIYECKTCGAMFTNSGNLIVHLRSLNHEASELANYFQSSDFLVPDYLNQEQEETLGQYELGEHGFESNSSVQMPVISQVSSTQNCESTFPLGSLGGLAEKEEDVPEQPKTNPTAEAAAGDPPKPELSSITIE, via the exons ATGGGTGTTAAAACATTCACTCATAACTCCCCTGCTCACAGTCAGGAGATGCTGGGGAAGCTGAACATGCTCCGGAACGACGGCCACTTCTGTGACATCACCATCCGCGTCCAGGACAAGATCTTCAGGGCACACAAGGTGGTTCTGGCAGCCTGCAGCGACTTCTTCCGCTCCAAACTCGTTGGCCAAGCAGAGGACGAGAGCAAGAGCGTGTTGGACCTGCACCACGTGACGGTGACGGGGTTCATCCCCCTGCTGGAGTACGCGTACACCGCCACGCTGTCCATCAACACCGAGAACATCATCGACGTGCTGGCCGCCGCCAGCTACATGCAGATGTTCAGCGTGGCCAGCACGTGCTCGGAATTCATGAAGTCCAGCATTTTATGGAATACACCCAACAGCCAGCAGGAGAAGGTGCTGGATGCAGGACAGGAGAGCAGTGCAAACTGCAATTTCACCTCCCGGGACGGCAGCCTGTCTCCCGTCTCCTCCGAGTGCAGCGTGGTGGAAAGAACCATTCCCGTGTGCCGGGAGTCTCGGAGGAAGCGCAAAAGCTACATCGTCATGTCTCCCGAGAGCCCCCTCAAGTGTAACACCCAAACCAGCTCCCCCCAAGTGCTCAATCCTTCCACTTCCTACCCAGAGTCCAGAAATCAGCCCGTGGACTCGTCCTTAGCCTTTCCCTGGACTTTTCCTTTTGGAATTGATAGAAGACTTCAGTCAGAAAAGGTGAAGCAGGCGGAGAACTCTAGGACTTTGGAAATGCCTGGGCCCTCCGAGTCCAGCAGGAGGATGGCAGATTATGTGACTTGTGAGAGCACCAAAGGCAGCTCTCCCCTGGTGATCGAGGAGGACGTGCGAGTCAAGGTGGAAAGGCTGAGTGACGAGGAGGTTCACGAGGAGGTGTCGCAGCCCGTGAGCgcatcccagagctccctgagcGACCAGCAGACGGTCCCAGGGAGCGAGCAAGTGCAGGAGGATCTCCTGATCAGCCCTCAGTCTTCATCTATAG GCTCAATAGATGAGGGGGTTACAGAGGGATTGCCCACACTCCAGAGCACCTCTGGCACCAATGCTCATGCAGACGATGACGATCG cacagagcgGCCCAGCCCGAACGGTCCCGACAGACCCTTCCAGTGTCCCACGTGCGGGGTGCGCTTCACCCGCATCCAGAACCTGAAACAACACATGCTCATCCACTCAG GCATTAAACCCTTTCAGTGTGACCGCTGTGGGAAAAAGTTCACCCGCGCTTACTCGCTCAAGATGCATCGCCTGAAGCACGAAGGTAAACGCTGTTTCCGGTGCCAGATATGTAGTGCCACTTTCACTTCCTTCGGGGAATATAAACACCACATGCGGGTTTCCCGGCACATTATCCGCAAGCCTCGGATTTACGAGTGCAAAACATGCGGCGCCATGTTCACCAACTCTGGAAATTTAATCGTTCACCTGAGGAGCTTGAACCATGAAGCGTCAGAGCTAGCAAACTACTTCCAGAGCAG TGACTTCCTAGTACCGGACTACTTAAACCAGGAGCAAGAGGAGACCCTCGGGCAGTATGAGCTAGGGGAGCATGGCTTTGAGAGCAACTCTTCTGTCCAAATGCCTGTCATTTCACAGGTGTCGTCAACTCAGAATTGTGAAAGCACTTTCCCCTTGGGGTCTCTGGGTGGGttggcagagaaggaagaagatgTGCCAGAGCAGCCAAAGACTAACCCCACTGCTGAGGCAGCCGCGGGTGACCCTCCCAAACCGGAGCTGTCATCTATTACTATCGAATAA
- the ZBTB44 gene encoding zinc finger and BTB domain-containing protein 44 isoform X1 — translation MGVKTFTHNSPAHSQEMLGKLNMLRNDGHFCDITIRVQDKIFRAHKVVLAACSDFFRSKLVGQAEDESKSVLDLHHVTVTGFIPLLEYAYTATLSINTENIIDVLAAASYMQMFSVASTCSEFMKSSILWNTPNSQQEKVLDAGQESSANCNFTSRDGSLSPVSSECSVVERTIPVCRESRRKRKSYIVMSPESPLKCNTQTSSPQVLNPSTSYPESRNQPVDSSLAFPWTFPFGIDRRLQSEKVKQAENSRTLEMPGPSESSRRMADYVTCESTKGSSPLVIEEDVRVKVERLSDEEVHEEVSQPVSASQSSLSDQQTVPGSEQVQEDLLISPQSSSIGSIDEGVTEGLPTLQSTSGTNAHADDDDRLENVQYPYQLYIAPSTSSTERPSPNGPDRPFQCPTCGVRFTRIQNLKQHMLIHSGIKPFQCDRCGKKFTRAYSLKMHRLKHEGKRCFRCQICSATFTSFGEYKHHMRVSRHIIRKPRIYECKTCGAMFTNSGNLIVHLRSLNHEASELANYFQSSDFLVPDYLNQEQEETLGQYELGEHGFESNSSVQMPVISQVSSTQNCESTFPLGSLGGLAEKEEDVPEQPKTNPTAEAAAGDPPKPELSSITIE, via the exons ATGGGTGTTAAAACATTCACTCATAACTCCCCTGCTCACAGTCAGGAGATGCTGGGGAAGCTGAACATGCTCCGGAACGACGGCCACTTCTGTGACATCACCATCCGCGTCCAGGACAAGATCTTCAGGGCACACAAGGTGGTTCTGGCAGCCTGCAGCGACTTCTTCCGCTCCAAACTCGTTGGCCAAGCAGAGGACGAGAGCAAGAGCGTGTTGGACCTGCACCACGTGACGGTGACGGGGTTCATCCCCCTGCTGGAGTACGCGTACACCGCCACGCTGTCCATCAACACCGAGAACATCATCGACGTGCTGGCCGCCGCCAGCTACATGCAGATGTTCAGCGTGGCCAGCACGTGCTCGGAATTCATGAAGTCCAGCATTTTATGGAATACACCCAACAGCCAGCAGGAGAAGGTGCTGGATGCAGGACAGGAGAGCAGTGCAAACTGCAATTTCACCTCCCGGGACGGCAGCCTGTCTCCCGTCTCCTCCGAGTGCAGCGTGGTGGAAAGAACCATTCCCGTGTGCCGGGAGTCTCGGAGGAAGCGCAAAAGCTACATCGTCATGTCTCCCGAGAGCCCCCTCAAGTGTAACACCCAAACCAGCTCCCCCCAAGTGCTCAATCCTTCCACTTCCTACCCAGAGTCCAGAAATCAGCCCGTGGACTCGTCCTTAGCCTTTCCCTGGACTTTTCCTTTTGGAATTGATAGAAGACTTCAGTCAGAAAAGGTGAAGCAGGCGGAGAACTCTAGGACTTTGGAAATGCCTGGGCCCTCCGAGTCCAGCAGGAGGATGGCAGATTATGTGACTTGTGAGAGCACCAAAGGCAGCTCTCCCCTGGTGATCGAGGAGGACGTGCGAGTCAAGGTGGAAAGGCTGAGTGACGAGGAGGTTCACGAGGAGGTGTCGCAGCCCGTGAGCgcatcccagagctccctgagcGACCAGCAGACGGTCCCAGGGAGCGAGCAAGTGCAGGAGGATCTCCTGATCAGCCCTCAGTCTTCATCTATAG GCTCAATAGATGAGGGGGTTACAGAGGGATTGCCCACACTCCAGAGCACCTCTGGCACCAATGCTCATGCAGACGATGACGATCG tCTGGAGAACGTTCAGTATCCCTACCAACTCTACATTGCTCcttccaccagcagcacagagcgGCCCAGCCCGAACGGTCCCGACAGACCCTTCCAGTGTCCCACGTGCGGGGTGCGCTTCACCCGCATCCAGAACCTGAAACAACACATGCTCATCCACTCAG GCATTAAACCCTTTCAGTGTGACCGCTGTGGGAAAAAGTTCACCCGCGCTTACTCGCTCAAGATGCATCGCCTGAAGCACGAAGGTAAACGCTGTTTCCGGTGCCAGATATGTAGTGCCACTTTCACTTCCTTCGGGGAATATAAACACCACATGCGGGTTTCCCGGCACATTATCCGCAAGCCTCGGATTTACGAGTGCAAAACATGCGGCGCCATGTTCACCAACTCTGGAAATTTAATCGTTCACCTGAGGAGCTTGAACCATGAAGCGTCAGAGCTAGCAAACTACTTCCAGAGCAG TGACTTCCTAGTACCGGACTACTTAAACCAGGAGCAAGAGGAGACCCTCGGGCAGTATGAGCTAGGGGAGCATGGCTTTGAGAGCAACTCTTCTGTCCAAATGCCTGTCATTTCACAGGTGTCGTCAACTCAGAATTGTGAAAGCACTTTCCCCTTGGGGTCTCTGGGTGGGttggcagagaaggaagaagatgTGCCAGAGCAGCCAAAGACTAACCCCACTGCTGAGGCAGCCGCGGGTGACCCTCCCAAACCGGAGCTGTCATCTATTACTATCGAATAA
- the ZBTB44 gene encoding zinc finger and BTB domain-containing protein 44 isoform X2, with the protein MGVKTFTHNSPAHSQEMLGKLNMLRNDGHFCDITIRVQDKIFRAHKVVLAACSDFFRSKLVGQAEDESKSVLDLHHVTVTGFIPLLEYAYTATLSINTENIIDVLAAASYMQMFSVASTCSEFMKSSILWNTPNSQQEKVLDAGQESSANCNFTSRDGSLSPVSSECSVVERTIPVCRESRRKRKSYIVMSPESPLKCNTQTSSPQVLNPSTSYPESRNQPVDSSLAFPWTFPFGIDRRLQSEKVKQAENSRTLEMPGPSESSRRMADYVTCESTKGSSPLVIEEDVRVKVERLSDEEVHEEVSQPVSASQSSLSDQQTVPGSEQVQEDLLISPQSSSIGSIDEGVTEGLPTLQSTSGTNAHADDDDRSTERPSPNGPDRPFQCPTCGVRFTRIQNLKQHMLIHSGIKPFQCDRCGKKFTRAYSLKMHRLKHEGKRCFRCQICSATFTSFGEYKHHMRVSRHIIRKPRIYECKTCGAMFTNSGNLIVHLRSLNHEASELANYFQSSDFLVPDYLNQEQEETLGQYELGEHGFESNSSVQMPVISQVSSTQNCESTFPLGSLGGLAEKEEDVPEQPKTNPTAEAAAGDPPKPELSSITIE; encoded by the exons ATGGGTGTTAAAACATTCACTCATAACTCCCCTGCTCACAGTCAGGAGATGCTGGGGAAGCTGAACATGCTCCGGAACGACGGCCACTTCTGTGACATCACCATCCGCGTCCAGGACAAGATCTTCAGGGCACACAAGGTGGTTCTGGCAGCCTGCAGCGACTTCTTCCGCTCCAAACTCGTTGGCCAAGCAGAGGACGAGAGCAAGAGCGTGTTGGACCTGCACCACGTGACGGTGACGGGGTTCATCCCCCTGCTGGAGTACGCGTACACCGCCACGCTGTCCATCAACACCGAGAACATCATCGACGTGCTGGCCGCCGCCAGCTACATGCAGATGTTCAGCGTGGCCAGCACGTGCTCGGAATTCATGAAGTCCAGCATTTTATGGAATACACCCAACAGCCAGCAGGAGAAGGTGCTGGATGCAGGACAGGAGAGCAGTGCAAACTGCAATTTCACCTCCCGGGACGGCAGCCTGTCTCCCGTCTCCTCCGAGTGCAGCGTGGTGGAAAGAACCATTCCCGTGTGCCGGGAGTCTCGGAGGAAGCGCAAAAGCTACATCGTCATGTCTCCCGAGAGCCCCCTCAAGTGTAACACCCAAACCAGCTCCCCCCAAGTGCTCAATCCTTCCACTTCCTACCCAGAGTCCAGAAATCAGCCCGTGGACTCGTCCTTAGCCTTTCCCTGGACTTTTCCTTTTGGAATTGATAGAAGACTTCAGTCAGAAAAGGTGAAGCAGGCGGAGAACTCTAGGACTTTGGAAATGCCTGGGCCCTCCGAGTCCAGCAGGAGGATGGCAGATTATGTGACTTGTGAGAGCACCAAAGGCAGCTCTCCCCTGGTGATCGAGGAGGACGTGCGAGTCAAGGTGGAAAGGCTGAGTGACGAGGAGGTTCACGAGGAGGTGTCGCAGCCCGTGAGCgcatcccagagctccctgagcGACCAGCAGACGGTCCCAGGGAGCGAGCAAGTGCAGGAGGATCTCCTGATCAGCCCTCAGTCTTCATCTATAG GCTCAATAGATGAGGGGGTTACAGAGGGATTGCCCACACTCCAGAGCACCTCTGGCACCAATGCTCATGCAGACGATGACGATCG cagcacagagcgGCCCAGCCCGAACGGTCCCGACAGACCCTTCCAGTGTCCCACGTGCGGGGTGCGCTTCACCCGCATCCAGAACCTGAAACAACACATGCTCATCCACTCAG GCATTAAACCCTTTCAGTGTGACCGCTGTGGGAAAAAGTTCACCCGCGCTTACTCGCTCAAGATGCATCGCCTGAAGCACGAAGGTAAACGCTGTTTCCGGTGCCAGATATGTAGTGCCACTTTCACTTCCTTCGGGGAATATAAACACCACATGCGGGTTTCCCGGCACATTATCCGCAAGCCTCGGATTTACGAGTGCAAAACATGCGGCGCCATGTTCACCAACTCTGGAAATTTAATCGTTCACCTGAGGAGCTTGAACCATGAAGCGTCAGAGCTAGCAAACTACTTCCAGAGCAG TGACTTCCTAGTACCGGACTACTTAAACCAGGAGCAAGAGGAGACCCTCGGGCAGTATGAGCTAGGGGAGCATGGCTTTGAGAGCAACTCTTCTGTCCAAATGCCTGTCATTTCACAGGTGTCGTCAACTCAGAATTGTGAAAGCACTTTCCCCTTGGGGTCTCTGGGTGGGttggcagagaaggaagaagatgTGCCAGAGCAGCCAAAGACTAACCCCACTGCTGAGGCAGCCGCGGGTGACCCTCCCAAACCGGAGCTGTCATCTATTACTATCGAATAA
- the ZBTB44 gene encoding zinc finger and BTB domain-containing protein 44 isoform X4 yields the protein MGVKTFTHNSPAHSQEMLGKLNMLRNDGHFCDITIRVQDKIFRAHKVVLAACSDFFRSKLVGQAEDESKSVLDLHHVTVTGFIPLLEYAYTATLSINTENIIDVLAAASYMQMFSVASTCSEFMKSSILWNTPNSQQEKVLDAGQESSANCNFTSRDGSLSPVSSECSVVERTIPVCRESRRKRKSYIVMSPESPLKCNTQTSSPQVLNPSTSYPESRNQPVDSSLAFPWTFPFGIDRRLQSEKVKQAENSRTLEMPGPSESSRRMADYVTCESTKGSSPLVIEEDVRVKVERLSDEEVHEEVSQPVSASQSSLSDQQTVPGSEQVQEDLLISPQSSSIGSIDEGVTEGLPTLQSTSGTNAHADDDDRLENVQYPYQLYIAPSTSSTERPSPNGPDRPFQCPTCGVRFTRIQNLKQHMLIHSGIKPFQCDRCGKKFTRAYSLKMHRLKHEVTS from the exons ATGGGTGTTAAAACATTCACTCATAACTCCCCTGCTCACAGTCAGGAGATGCTGGGGAAGCTGAACATGCTCCGGAACGACGGCCACTTCTGTGACATCACCATCCGCGTCCAGGACAAGATCTTCAGGGCACACAAGGTGGTTCTGGCAGCCTGCAGCGACTTCTTCCGCTCCAAACTCGTTGGCCAAGCAGAGGACGAGAGCAAGAGCGTGTTGGACCTGCACCACGTGACGGTGACGGGGTTCATCCCCCTGCTGGAGTACGCGTACACCGCCACGCTGTCCATCAACACCGAGAACATCATCGACGTGCTGGCCGCCGCCAGCTACATGCAGATGTTCAGCGTGGCCAGCACGTGCTCGGAATTCATGAAGTCCAGCATTTTATGGAATACACCCAACAGCCAGCAGGAGAAGGTGCTGGATGCAGGACAGGAGAGCAGTGCAAACTGCAATTTCACCTCCCGGGACGGCAGCCTGTCTCCCGTCTCCTCCGAGTGCAGCGTGGTGGAAAGAACCATTCCCGTGTGCCGGGAGTCTCGGAGGAAGCGCAAAAGCTACATCGTCATGTCTCCCGAGAGCCCCCTCAAGTGTAACACCCAAACCAGCTCCCCCCAAGTGCTCAATCCTTCCACTTCCTACCCAGAGTCCAGAAATCAGCCCGTGGACTCGTCCTTAGCCTTTCCCTGGACTTTTCCTTTTGGAATTGATAGAAGACTTCAGTCAGAAAAGGTGAAGCAGGCGGAGAACTCTAGGACTTTGGAAATGCCTGGGCCCTCCGAGTCCAGCAGGAGGATGGCAGATTATGTGACTTGTGAGAGCACCAAAGGCAGCTCTCCCCTGGTGATCGAGGAGGACGTGCGAGTCAAGGTGGAAAGGCTGAGTGACGAGGAGGTTCACGAGGAGGTGTCGCAGCCCGTGAGCgcatcccagagctccctgagcGACCAGCAGACGGTCCCAGGGAGCGAGCAAGTGCAGGAGGATCTCCTGATCAGCCCTCAGTCTTCATCTATAG GCTCAATAGATGAGGGGGTTACAGAGGGATTGCCCACACTCCAGAGCACCTCTGGCACCAATGCTCATGCAGACGATGACGATCG tCTGGAGAACGTTCAGTATCCCTACCAACTCTACATTGCTCcttccaccagcagcacagagcgGCCCAGCCCGAACGGTCCCGACAGACCCTTCCAGTGTCCCACGTGCGGGGTGCGCTTCACCCGCATCCAGAACCTGAAACAACACATGCTCATCCACTCAG GCATTAAACCCTTTCAGTGTGACCGCTGTGGGAAAAAGTTCACCCGCGCTTACTCGCTCAAGATGCATCGCCTGAAGCACGAAG TGACTTCCTAG